The following proteins are co-located in the Dromiciops gliroides isolate mDroGli1 chromosome 2, mDroGli1.pri, whole genome shotgun sequence genome:
- the ARPP19 gene encoding cAMP-regulated phosphoprotein 19 isoform X1, whose amino-acid sequence MSAEIPEAASAEEQKEMEDKVTSPEKAEEAKLKARYPHLGQKPGGSDFLRKRLQKGQKYFDSGDYNMAKAKMKNKQLPTAAAPDKTEVTGDHIPTPQDLPQRKPSLVASKLAG is encoded by the exons ATGTCCGCGGAGATCCCAGAGGCGGCCTCGGCTGAGGAGCAAAAG gAAATGGAAGATAAAGTAACGAGtccagagaaagcagaagaagcAAAATTAAAAGCAAGGTATCCTCATCTGGGACAAAAGCCTGGGGGTTCAGATTTCTTGAGGAAGCGACTGCAGAAAGGA CAAAAATATTTTGACTCTGGGGATTACAACATGGCTAAAGCAAAGATGAAGAACAAGCAGCTTCCTACTGCAGCAGCTCCTGACAAAACAGAGGTCACTGGTGACCACATTCCTACTCCGCAGGATCTTCCACAGCGGAAACCATCCCTTGTTGCTAGCAAGCTGGCTGGCTGA
- the ARPP19 gene encoding cAMP-regulated phosphoprotein 19 isoform X2, producing MEDKVTSPEKAEEAKLKARYPHLGQKPGGSDFLRKRLQKGQKYFDSGDYNMAKAKMKNKQLPTAAAPDKTEVTGDHIPTPQDLPQRKPSLVASKLAG from the exons ATGGAAGATAAAGTAACGAGtccagagaaagcagaagaagcAAAATTAAAAGCAAGGTATCCTCATCTGGGACAAAAGCCTGGGGGTTCAGATTTCTTGAGGAAGCGACTGCAGAAAGGA CAAAAATATTTTGACTCTGGGGATTACAACATGGCTAAAGCAAAGATGAAGAACAAGCAGCTTCCTACTGCAGCAGCTCCTGACAAAACAGAGGTCACTGGTGACCACATTCCTACTCCGCAGGATCTTCCACAGCGGAAACCATCCCTTGTTGCTAGCAAGCTGGCTGGCTGA